The Methylomusa anaerophila genome has a segment encoding these proteins:
- a CDS encoding SpoVR family protein gives MTEYEYTMTDLAFWNEKIEKLTDEIGLNCYEQHFEICSYEDMLCYEAYTGMPSHYHHWSFGKAYERQKTFYQYNLTGLPYEMVINSDPCIAYLMRDNTLLLQILTMAHVYGHNDFFRNNRLFKQNTRAELTIELFKAHANRVRDYIQNPGIGPEKVERILDGAHALKFQITRTKPEKPRNRAELEEDRDAAIPERFKNDLLGFLAERGRLSEWERDLIHIVRDEALYFIPQIETKIMNEGWASYWHYQILKNLELPQGLYLEFIQRHNLVIRPHQGRVNPYFVGFKVFEYLDKTGGREKIMAIRAEERDQSFLRRYLTRELCEEMHLFSYDVEDEYIVVTEVSDEEGWKTVRDQLVNSVGMSGMPVIKPMAVEKGTLVLEHDFDGRELELQYAQQTLKYIVDLWGGKVVLHTKINGKDKRLICTENKEIADLK, from the coding sequence ATGACTGAATATGAATATACTATGACCGACCTTGCCTTCTGGAATGAAAAAATCGAAAAGCTTACTGATGAAATCGGTCTCAACTGCTATGAACAACATTTTGAAATTTGCAGTTATGAAGATATGCTGTGTTATGAAGCTTATACAGGCATGCCGTCTCACTATCATCACTGGAGTTTTGGCAAAGCTTACGAGCGGCAGAAGACTTTCTATCAGTATAACCTTACCGGTTTGCCGTATGAAATGGTGATCAATTCTGACCCGTGCATCGCCTATCTCATGCGGGATAATACCCTGCTGCTCCAGATCCTGACCATGGCCCACGTATACGGCCATAACGACTTTTTCAGAAACAACCGGCTGTTTAAGCAAAATACACGGGCGGAACTGACTATTGAACTGTTCAAGGCCCATGCTAACCGGGTACGTGACTATATTCAAAATCCCGGCATCGGGCCGGAAAAAGTGGAACGAATTTTGGACGGGGCCCATGCGCTTAAGTTTCAGATTACCAGGACAAAACCGGAAAAACCCAGGAATCGGGCCGAACTGGAAGAAGACAGGGATGCTGCCATACCGGAGCGGTTCAAAAACGACTTGTTAGGCTTTTTGGCCGAACGGGGACGGTTGAGCGAATGGGAACGGGACCTTATTCACATTGTGCGGGACGAGGCGCTGTACTTTATTCCTCAGATTGAAACCAAGATTATGAATGAAGGCTGGGCCAGCTACTGGCATTATCAAATACTTAAAAATCTTGAATTGCCGCAGGGGCTCTATCTGGAATTCATCCAGCGCCACAATTTGGTAATACGTCCCCATCAAGGTCGAGTAAACCCATATTTTGTGGGTTTTAAAGTGTTTGAGTATCTGGACAAAACCGGTGGCAGAGAAAAAATCATGGCGATTCGGGCTGAAGAGAGGGATCAGTCCTTCTTACGGCGTTATCTGACCCGGGAACTGTGTGAGGAAATGCATTTATTCTCCTATGACGTGGAAGATGAATACATTGTGGTGACGGAAGTGTCGGACGAAGAAGGCTGGAAGACGGTACGCGACCAGTTGGTGAATTCCGTAGGCATGAGCGGTATGCCGGTTATCAAGCCGATGGCGGTAGAAAAAGGAACTTTAGTACTTGAACATGATTTCGACGGACGGGAACTGGAGCTCCAATATGCGCAACAAACTCTTAAGTATATTGTGGATTTATGGGGTGGAAAGGTTGTACTTCATACCAAAATCAACGGGAAAGATAAACGACTTATTTGTACTGAAAACAAAGAAATCGCCGATTTAAAATGA